The window TCTGCGCCTTATATAGTACTAACCCTACGTGTCACAGGAGTGTTTTATATACAACAAATACGATCTCAATCTAGCTCATTTCAACTCAATAAAACGAAGCTTACAAAAGTCCGGGAGGCGGCTTTAAGAGCGAGGTTCAGCAGAAATCACGTTGGTTTATGCGGGAGTGACTGAAAAGCTTACGAAACCGCTGCTCTTGCGATTGGCACAGAACGGTGACTATTCACGTTCCGGTGATCGCCCCTTTTCTTTCTCCTGCATGCGGCTCTGTCCGGCTAAGTGACGTACCAAGTCTACCGCAAGCTGCCGATCATCTCCTCGATCAGAACGCGCCAAGGCTTTCATGACCCCTTCATAGTTTTTCATTATCTCGCGCTGAACATGTGGTGCGTGGGTCTCTCGTCTGCTACGGTCCACGCGTATGGTTTGTGTCGCGCCCTCCACGAAATGCCGAACCTTCCACCGCTCTTGAGTTGTGCGATGAATACGGCTCGTAGTGGTGGCGTCGATCCCATGTTCCCGAAGCGCTTCAGCAAATCCTTCTCGCCAACGTTGGAGATCGAGCTTTCTTGGGTTTAGCCGTGTCCCATCAAGTCCTGCGGTTTTAACGGTGAGATGTACGTGCGGATGAGACGAAGGATGTGGGTCCGGGTCTGTCTCGAAAGTATGCAGCACCATGGCGTACTGATAATTGGCAAACTCACGTTTCGCAAATTCACGGGCGGCGCGTTGAACCGAGATTGGGTCGGTCAGCTTCGGCATGGACAAGATGATATGAAAGGCATCGCGCATCTCGGAATTCCCAGGGATTGGAAACCCTCCATGTTGCCATTCGCGCTTGAGATCTCCAACGGCCTCTTTACCCGTGATGATATGTCCGTCTTGATCTTCAATGTCTAGCTTCCCATCCCGAGAGATATAACTGAGATTATTTGAAATCCCGCGCAGGCCTTTCGTGGCTTTGGCGAGCTTGACCATGACCTGCGGGGCACATCGAACCATGTCACGAAGCTTTTGCCGCACGAAGCGCGCCCGCGCCTCTGGAGTGTGTAAGTGTCCACCTGTGCCCGCGTGTGATTGGCCCCCCCGGCCTGTCCTACCCTCATGTCCTCGTCGCACGGTCGACGCAGACACATTAAAGAGGCGACTACCCCATTCATCTAAGGTGGCATCTGTGCTATTGGCAAATTGGGGCATCATTGGATGTGCCATCGCTCCAGGTTGCCTCTCATCACACTCGACACGGTGGTCGTATGAGTTTCAATGCGCCTAGATAATTCGGTGATGAGTTCGACCCGAAAGGCACTCCTCTCATCCGGAGAGGTATTCAGCGCTTTGGCGAGTTGATTCAGGTTTCTCCCGATTGCCAATAGTTGCAGGTTGGAACGGGCGAGCACTTCCAATTCTGATTGGCCAAATTGTGGGTGTCCCACGAGTCGAGTCCGAATCAAGGCAATGATCCACTTGGCAACCGTAAACCCTTGCGCCTGTGCCATCCGTTTGAGAGTACCGTGCTCGGACTCGGTGAGTTTAATCTCTACCCGAACCATGGGCCTTTCAGGTCGATTTCTGACCACGGCTCGAGGGGATATGGATCCGGGGAGACCACCCTGAACGACCTTGGCCAGAACTTGTCGGAGCGCATGACTCGGCTGCGTCTTCTGCCTGGCACACCAGTCTAACCAGGGTTCTTTGAGCCCTCCTAAGTCGACGCTAATAGTATTCACTCGTTTAGTCATACTAGCTCCCCCCCGCCTCACCGGGCCAGGTGACCCTCTATATCCGGAACCAGCTGTTCGTCCACCGCTTCACCGGCACGCATACCCACGAATCCCTTCTGACGGGCAAACCACTCGGGAGCTGACGCACCCTTCCATTTTTGCAGAGCGGAGAAAAGACGATTTAAAAGCCCCCCTCCTCCACAGCCATTGCAGGCTCCTCCTTTGAGCTGCCCCTGCGAACGATAATGAAGCCTAGAAACAATGTAATACAATACCCGGCGAAAGCCATATCCTGCAACACCATAATTAATACCAACAACCGCCTCTGAAAAATTACGACTCAGCGAGACCAACCTGGAACCCTATGCCTTTGCGATGTGAGAATTGACTGGTTGTTACAACGTCGGAGGCTTGGCCCACACCCCCGCGGGGCCAGGTGGTGGTTCCTCGACTCTTCCCCCCCGCGCGCGCGCAGGAGACAAATGAACACAGGGTGTCGCAGCCCCCTAATGGTCGATGTGCGAAAGAGTTTCGCAAAGCCGCTCTCCGAAGCAAAGCTCTATGACGGCACAAAATAATCATGTCGGGGAGCAAGCGCGTTCAGGCTGGCATGCGGCGCACACACACCGAACCCATGCAGGTGATTCAGGGCCAGTAGGAAAAGAAAAGGTGCACTTCGAGGCACTCCCATCCTCGCGTATACCTGAGGTGATGACGCGTTTCATTCGTTGGTTCAACGACACCGCGCCAGGAGAGAAAAAACGAATCAGAAAAGCCGTGGTGCGGTCGGGTCGTCACGCATGTCTACTTTGAATCGATACACCCATTCGAAGATGGCAATGGCCGTATCGGCCGGGCGTGTTGATTGAGTTTGATCGCACTTTGTGCCCAAGCTTGTCCCTTTCAGTTCTTATCTCCCCATGATAACTGCCGCTTTCTGGCCTCCAATTTAAGCAGCGACAGCAGATACGCGCCCCGGTTCATCACCCGGTCGTCCTTGGCTCCACCTCGTTGCCCACACATCACGCGTTCCCGAACATCACCGATTAGTTTTCGAATTCGCGTTAAGGGAATATCTCGTGCGGCCTGAGTCCAAAAAGGTGTAAACCGTTTATCTTTAATGCCGACAAAATCCAACACCTCGGCCACCGTGGCCTTGATTCGACTCTCCTCCTCCTCGTGGAGCTTGGTTGCCGGAGCCCGAAACGGCAGCAATGGGTCACGAATTCCATCGGGTAATTGACTGGCCAAACCTAAATGGCGGCAGGCACGATCGGCTTCCCACCAGGCAGGTCCAGCCACCCACCGTACTTGAAGATCATTTTTGTCACCGTTCAAAGCGGTATATCCCCACCCATCCAAAAACCCAAGGCTCTGCAGCTCCTGATGTGCGGGATCGAGTTGCTCTCGAATTTTTGAGAGGCCTGATCGCGGCGTTAATTGCCAATTGCGTACGAGTTCCGCATAGCGAATTCTCGCTTCCCCTCCCCCATCCGGAAATAAGGCATGCAATGCTTGATGCAACAATTGAGAGATCGGGCGCGTGAGGCGGGTGAATAAGGCATGATCGACCACCCAGCAGTTACCCGAATTAAAACTTTCAACATACCAGTCGGCGAGACGAATGCGATGTACCTGCATATTCTGTGGACCGGCGTCCTCATCCAGGACTTGCGTGAGATTTTCGAAAATATGCACCAACTGCTCCTGACCTCGCCGACCGGGCTCTGTGATCTCCAGCCCCAGAGCCGTGGCGCCCAATCGAACAAAGAAGCGGCGTAATTCCCGATAGGCTGACCCGCATTTTTTCTTGCCTGCCGCCTCAATGATGTCCTTTGCCCGCAACACGACCGTCTGTTCCAAGGGGGCATCTTCTTTCTTCCGCTGTTGTTCTGTGAGAACTTGCTCCATGGCACGGAAGAATTCCAAATCCAACGTATTCGGGAGCCCATCTCCACCATAAACCGTTAAGCAATGTCGGTGAAGTTCATCCCCCACCTTCACCTCACTCACAATCGATTTCTTATGAGCCGTTCGAACTCCTTTGCTGGCCTTCACGCTCCAAATCTGATGGCGGTTAAGGATGCGCTCACTCTGGATAAAAGTCGGTTCAGGAATTATGACCGCGTCCACGGAGGAGGTTCCTCCGGTTGATTCTGTATTTGATCCCAAGGAGATGTGTTTACTCACGTAGTCCTCCGTTACGTATTAGTCTTTTCTTTCGTAATTCTTTACGTAAGTCCACATTTCCACGTCTTAGTCAGAGCCACGATCATCAATCAAATAGCGGACTTATGGGACAACACAGTTTCTTTTCACTCTCACGGTTCTTTTCACTCTCACAAGATTTCTTTTGAGTCTCACCAAATAACGGCCCATTGCTATCCTTTGCCTCTCACTAATTTCTTTTCACTCTCACGAAATCGTCCTTTGGCTCTCACTTGCCCTGTGGATAACCTAGCCCCTTGCGGGCCCCGTGGCCTTGTTGGGGAAAATGTTGCTGATCCGGGAGGTATCGTCAGGACCCGCACGGGCTAATCGCAGAGCAGGAAGAAAAGTTGAATCTCCGAACCGTAAACGTTCGAAACTTGTGAGAGTCAAAAGAAGAGCGGAACCGGTCAGTCCAGAGGCGAAAGCAACGTCAGGAGGAAGGATTTTGTTTTTGGGCTTGGGCCACATAATCTCGAGCTTGATCTAATGCCTCCATGACGATAGGAACATCATTGAGCCGATTCGGATGAAAGCGAATGACGAGAAAAAAGGCTCCGTTGTCTCCCTTGGGAGTAAAACGCACCGACTGGGCACCTTGATTGATGCGCGGCTGACGGAGGATCTCTTCACGGATTCGCTTGGCGGTCCATTGTTGCTCAACGGCGAGGCGAGCCACCCGTTCCAGTCGAATGGGATTGGATCGCAGGGGAAGGAGCTCCTGTACATGGGTGAATGAGAGCGGAGATCCAGGCCCTAAGGTCAGATCGAGAATCGCCTCTGGAAGTTCGAGAACGTGCAAGGCCCGAGATATACGTGTTTTGTCGCACCCTAGGGCTTGGGCAAGTTCATTCTGGCGGTAGTGGTGCTGATCGATGAGTTTTCGGTAGCCCTTCGCTTCCTCAAAGCCCGAGAGATTCTTCCGCAATAGGTTATCGAGCAGGGCCTCTGCGGCTGCGGAGTCTGTGGACGCCTGTCGCACAAGTGCGGGAATCGTCTGGAGTCCCAACGCTTGCGAGGCACGCCAGCGTCGTTCACCAGCGACGATTTCATAGCGATTCTTTCCTAGCGGTCTGACATGAATCGGGGTGCGTATCCCATGCACTCGGATGTTCTCCACGAGCTCTGGGTCCGGCTCCACGTTCATGCGGGGCTGGTCCGGACTGGGTTCCAGCTGATGGAGAGGTAGATTGTAGATTCGCTCAGCGGCCTGAGCACCCTCTCGGTCTTCGTCGAGGGCATGACGGTTCTCCAAGGAAGGCGTGGCGCTTGGCGTAGCGCGGATGTCTTCCCCTAATGTCTCCTTGAGTACTTCCTCGACCGCGGACTGATTCGACATGCCCAACCCGGCCAGGGCCTTTTTACCTTCAGCCAGCAGACGCTCCCGTTCTTTGGACATCTTCTGAGACATCAGTTGACCCCGACTTCTGATTCGCTAACAGGGGATTCCGAGCGCGGCGAGTCGTCACCCTCACCCTGTTTCGAGTGGTCAAGTGCGAGGCGCGCGATCACCTCCGCGGCCAAGCTGGCATAGTCTTCAGCTCCGGAAGCGCGCAACTCCTGCTGGAAGATGGTCTTGTTGACCATGATCGCTTTTCCGAATTCCGTATTTTCACGAATCGCAGTCTTAAAGACTTGCTCGCCAAACGTGTCTCGCATGGTTTTTACGATTGTCTTCGCCACGTTTGTACGCATGTCGCATCGAGTCAATAGATATCCCAGCAACTCGGTCTTGCGATCCGTCTTCACCACATTGACCTGTCCAATTTTTGTTTGCAGAGAGCGCAGCCCGTCCAGCGCGTACTTATCGCCGGCGCCGACCGGCACGATTACATGATGAGCCGCGTACAAGGCATTCGACATGAACGTCCCAAGGTTGGGGGGGCAATCGAGTAAGCAGATGAAGTAGCGACTCAAGAGCGCAGATTGCTTGAATGCCGCGTCGAGTCCCAGAAGGGCCCGAGGCGTATTTTGGATGTAACCCTCCTGCTCAAACAGGTCGATGTGTGAGGGGATGAGGTCAAGATTTTTGGTGGTTGTTTCAACAATGGCATCATCGAGCACGGCCGTGCCCCCCAAGACCTGTGCTAGCGTAATGGCACCCTTATATTCCCGCCGTTCGTGTGGAAACAGAGTTGCAGTCAGGTTGGCCTGGGGGTCGACATCAACCACAAGGACCCGTTTCTTACCCATTCGAGCGATACCAGCGGCAAGATTCGCAGCCGTAGTAGTCTTGCCAACACCACCTTTGTGGGACGAAATAGCGACTATTCTGGTCACTGTTAGCCCCCTAGTTATGATGAATTGTCATGCTTAATGATCCTCTTATCTGTGCTGACATATAATGTCAAGGACTTTTGTTGATGTATTGTGGATGGCCAAGGCAAGATCCCCTGCAAATGGGACTATTACAGCAGGTGGACTGGCTCAAGAGCGCGTCATTAATATCGTAGTTATGATGTATTTAGGCTGGAGGTACCACCAGGGGGAATAGAATCTGCCACGGAAGCTGGGCACCACATCAATGCACCCCATACTATATTATGAATCTTTGTCAATTGCGTTGACGCAACCCATTTGCCGTATTCCAGCTAATTAATGTGGAGAATGGTTTACTGTATTAATTAGAAAAGTAATAAACTATTACAGTTGCGTCAACGCAACTGGTTTCTAGGTCACAGGCAGAGATATCCTCAGTATGCGTATTTTCACAATCATCACATCAAGATTGTGTATAACGTTTTATCCCGCATGCCTTGATTGGTTGTTTCATTTATAATGTTTAATGACTTCGATCTTTAGGGGGTAGCAAACCAGTCTGGGTGATCGCGTTCGAGTTGATCCCGGTACGGAGAATGGGTCAGGTGGTACCACTTAATCAGTTTTTTGATGAGCTCATAATTCCAGGGAATGCCCAACGTTCGAAGCGAATCGCCAACCGCACTTTGTATTTGGCGCCGCTCTTCGCGCGTGAGGAGCACTTCAATCCGAGTACACTCCTTGAGCTCGCGTGCTGTGAGCTGATCGACATAGTAGGAAACCGCCGCAGGATGGGCTGTGGTAGGAGCAGCCGAAGAGGCCGCCAACCAACACACCTCATAGGCGGCGGCATTGATCGGAGTCGATTCGCGCACTTGCCGGATAAGCCCTTCCTCCATGAGCTGTGGTACATATTTTTTAATCGTCTCAAGTGCGAGCCCTGTCCAGGCACACATCTCAAGGCGTGAGGCTTCAATCAATTCTTTTCCATTGCCATGAGACCACCGTAGCAGCTGCAGATAGAGCAATGATTTGCCTGGCGGCATTTTTCGAAACGTCGAGTGATCGAGCACCTGTCGGAATCGTTCGAAGACCAGGGGATCAGTCACCGGTAGAGGAGACGTTGCTGAGTTTAGAGGTCCAATTCCATGAGGCATCTGCATCCCTCCAATTTGTCAGTGCGTATTCTCATGCGGTGTTTAGAACGTCTGAATTATTAAAGAAAGACAAAGAGTTACCTCTCATTCAGAGCGTTGACTCATGCCGGGATGGATTAGACGCCTAAATAAGACCCCTGTCAATGGGGTCTGCATCGCTTGAAGATCGATTAAGTGGTCATTAGTCGATGTTCAGTAGATATGGAGTTTGTAGTGTGATACAGATGACACCGCACGCCAGCGCGGGTTTTGAACGGTCGGAGGAAAACAGGTCTATGGGGTGTGAGCAGGACGACGAACCGCCGGCTGAGACGGCTGAGACGGCAGGGTCGGCAGACGGCGACCCCCGCGTGATCGACCAGGCGTTACAACCCTGGCTGCCGGCGACCCGACCCAAGGTCCAGCTCGAGACCCTCTCCATCCTCACATGGCCGACTGGGGTGGCGGTCGACAGCCCCGCGTTTGATCATTTTCTGGCCGCGGTGGTCTCGCCCTTCTGTGCCACCTATCCCGCGCGGAGTACCCAGCTCCTCTACCGCCGCAGTCTGACCTATTTTTTTCGCTGGTGGGGCCAGGCCCGCGCGAGGGAAGGCCAGCCGGACAGCTTCACCGAACAGTTGCTGCACGGCTACCGCGCCAGCCTCACCCTCCAACAGCGGGAGGGGACACACAAACGCTTGGAGGCGCGGACGATCAACGTCTACCTCGCCAGCTTACGCGCTTTCTGTCAGTGGCTGAAACGGACCGCACAGATCCCCTACAACCCGATGAGCGCAGTAAAGGGCATGAAAGTCGCCAAACGGTTCGTCCGGGACAGCCTGACCGAGCCCGAAGTCGAACGCCTGATCGCCACCTTCGATGTGACCGTCACCGACCCGGCCGCCCAAGAGCAGGTGTTGCGCGATTATGCCATGACGCTACTTTGGGTCAGTACCGGCACCCGCAGCATCGAACTCGCGCGGGCGCAGCGCCGGCATCTCAATCACCGGGATGGCCACCCCATCCTCTATCTCCACCGCAAAGGCAGCAGTAGTGCCGAACAGCCGGTGGTGCTGGCACCCTGGGTGCTCGATGCGCTCACCGCCTATTTCCGGATGCATGACCGCCGGCATCATGGTGGGGGCCCCACGGAACCGTTCCGTGGTCCGCTTCCCGAGCACCCCTTGTTTGCCTGGCTGCGGGGCCCGGGCAAGTATCATTCGAAGAGGCAGAATGTCGCCCAGACTCGAGGGTGCCGGCCCTTAGGAGTCGGTTCGATTCAGGCCATGATGCGCCACCATCTCGAGGAGGCGGGCCTCAGTCGGCTGATCAACCCGGATACCCAAAGCGTCCGTCCGATCTCCCCGCATTCGCTTCGACATACGGCCGCCACGCTCGCACTGAAACATGGTGCGACGATCAGACAGGTCCAGTCCATGCTGGGTCATGCCGACATCCAGACCACCATGATCTATCTGCACGAGAAGGACCGCATCCTGAACGCGGCCGAACACACCATCCCCGACTTTTCCGTCCCACTTCCCACCGTCTGTGACAGACGGGAGCACCACGAGTAGGACTCGGCGAAGAGCTACGATGACCGTGTTATCATCACGCCGCGAGGCCATTCGGAAACACCTCGGTCAGTTTATGCGTGGGCCCCGTTGACGTGACGAGATGAAGCACAAACCCGGCCACGGATCGTCAACCACGCGCGTGCAATGCCTGCAGCAAGACGTGCTCAGACACCTGGTCAAGATCGCCGGGCTAGAAGACATGACGATATGGCGCAGCAGAACCAAGGTGTGGCACCTGAGTGTGAAGCTGAAGCATCGTCCGCAGGTGTACTATCTCAGCACGCGCCGCACGCCGCACGTGCCCCGTCCCTTCAAGCGCTTCGATGCAGCGTTAGCCGCTGGCCAGCGGGTTAGTTCCACCCGTCAGTTCAAACTCGTCTTACTGTAAGCAATATCCGCCCTCTCCTGTAGGACGAGTCTGACACTGGCTACATTCTCAGGCTGACGCTTTTGATACCCCGTAAATGCATTCGGACAAATTCAAAGGCAGGGGCCTCATCCCGTACGGACAGGTCGAGATCAGGGCTCGCGCACAGCGTGTAAGTCACCCGACCGCTGACGTGTGCGTGAGCCAGAATGACACGTAATGCCAATCCTTGCCATCTCTCCCTATGTATGGCATTGTTGGAGGTAAGAGCAGGAGGTGCACCATGCAGAGCATGAATATTTCTCTCCCTGATCCCCTGAAGCAATTCGTGGATGGGCAGATCGCCCAAGGTCGCTACAGCAGCGCGAGCGAGTATGTGCGTGAGTTGATTCGAGCCGACGAAAAACGCAAAGCGGAAGACCTGCTGGAAGCGAAATTACTGGAAGGTCTGAACAGCGCCGAGAGCGTCCTGACGCCGGCGGACTGGAAGGACATTCGCAGCGAAGCCCTGGCGAAGCTGACGGCCCGAAAGACACCGCGCTGATGCCGACGGTGTATCAGCGTGCGGCAGCCAGGCGCGACCTGGTAGAGCAGTTCGTCTATCTGGCGGAAGTGGCGGGCCTGGACATGGCGCAGCGTTTTCTGACCAACGCTGAGGCCAGCTTCAACGATCTGGCCTGTCAGCCCATGCTCGGTGCCCCGCTGACGCTGCAACACCCCAGTCTCGCGGGCATCCGCAAGTGGCGCATTAAGGATTTCGACAACCAGCTGATTTTCTATCTGCCGCACCCTGACGGCGTGTCGATCGTGCGCGTGCTGCACGCGGCACGCGACTGGTGGAGCCTGTTAGGCATCGAAACCTAACCGTGCAGAGGGTCGCCTCGTGCTAGAAGAAGGATAACACCTGGAATGGTTCAAACTGCTGCGCGGCTTCATTACAAACGATGTTATCAAATGGAGGGATCCCAATGTGCGAGCGAGACGAAGGATTATGGCCATGGCGGCGGTCGGTGATGTAGCTTCATTATGAATAGAAGGCTCCTGAGAGCCTTTTTCGTGTGGCAGTATCGCCGAGGAACCCCTGGTCCTTGAGATTGGCGAACCAAGTCTCGGCGAAGGAGGCGAGCTCCTGCTTCAACCGTACATTGACGCGGGTCTTCTTACCATCTTCGTCATACCGGTACACCTCCTGTAGAACACCCATATAATCGTTCTGGAAAGATAGCGGCATTGCCATGGAGGCAAGAGGGGATAACGAGAGTTCAAAGACCAGTTCGGGATCGCGCATCAGGTTGCCATTCTGTTCGCGATCGTGGCAGAGAGACACCAGGCAGTGGCCGTCTGCGGATTTCCCAATGTGTTCGACGAATAGGGCAGAGAGCCGCTCACCGTGAGGCGGACGGCGGTCTCGCTGCCGAGCAGCTGAGTCAGGACTGTCGCGAAATGGTGATAGGTGTTCATCGTAGTGACTCCTTGAGGGAAGCCCCCGGCGCTGAGCGCCAGAGGCTCCCGATGGGAAGCAACGCTGTTTACCGTGCTTGCCCACGGACCCAGTCCTTGGCCATTTCTGCCACGGATGCCAGGGCATCCAGATCGTTGAGACCGTAGGAAGCCGAGGTTTTCCAGTTGCCTTCCACGTCCTTATAGGGACGGGAAAAGGTGACGGAGTAGAAAATGCCTCTTTCTCCGGTATTCTCCCAGACAGCGGCGTTGACGGCGCCGCACCTGAAAGCAGTCGCTGGTTTTGAGTGTGATGTAGCCATGTCGTTCCCCCTTTGAAAAATGTTGGTTGGCTCTCTCACAACGCTAGAGAGCCAAGCGGCATTTGAAAGAGGGGCGAGCCTGGAAGCCGGAGGGCGTACCGGCGCGGGATCCGCAGCGAACAGGACAGCGGCTCGTTGCTGGCGTGGGCGGTGCCTCGCGCCGGGGAAAAGCCCATAGGCGAGAGGGCGTCATGGTTACACAAAAAGCAAGGAAGTGGTAGGGGAGGAAGTCTTGCCGCCCTGTCAAAGGGATACTGGGCAGTTATGCCTGTCGGCGCTTTCCTTGTGAGGACCGGGGAAGGGCAAGTGCCTGGAATCTCGTGGGGAAACGGATAGCCATTGACATGTACGGCACTGTGCCGTACGCTTGAATCAGAAGCACAAGGAGGACATCATGCCGCCGACCGATCTAGAAACAGAAGAAAAGGCTCCCCGCGTGGAGCGACTTGAAGCGCGTGTCAGTAAGGCGCAGAAGAATCTGTTTTTGCGAGCTGCGACAGTGCAGGGCCGATCGCTGACGGATTTTTTGATTGCGAGCGTGCAGGAAGCTGCGGAGAGAGCCTTGCGCGCGCATGATGTGCTGACGCTGAGCGAACGTGACCGGAGAATCTTTGTAGAGACTCTTGTGAAGCCCGCCGCGCCCAGCAAGACGCTTCGTCAGGCTGCGACACGCTACAAGGAGAGGACGAGGATCTAGTTGCTTGGGAAAAAGAGGGATACCCCCTACCGCGTTGAGGCGCTCGGCAAGCAGCATGACAAGGAAGGGTTTACCTGCGGCAGCGGGCCGCTGGATCACTACCTTGAGGTACAGGCGGGGCAGGACACGCGAAAGCGCGTGGCCGCGACTTTTGTACTGTGCGAGGGGGAAAGTAACAGGGTGATTGGGTTCTACACCCTTTCGGCTATCAGCGTGGACATTGGCGCGTGGCCGGAGAGTGTGGCGAAGAAACTCCCTCGGTATCCGGTCATCCCGGCCACACTCCTCGGGCGCTTGGCCATCGACAAGCAGCGTCAGGGGCGAGGGGCCGGAGAACATCTTCTCATGGACGCCCTGCATCGCAGCTGGCGCACTGCACGGGAGGTCGCGTCGGTGGCAGTGGTAGTCGATGCGAAAGACCGTCGGGCCGCTGAGTTTTACACACAGTATGATTTCACGCCGCTGGTAGACCCGCCGATCAGGCTCTTTTTGCCCATGAGCGTGATCGAAAAATTGTTTTCTTGAAGAAGGCGAACGCGTAAACCAGCCGTTACTTGTTGTATGTAGTGCCTGTTCAAACCTCCGCTAGGGGTGTAGGGGATGTCGCACACACAACCAGTCGAGGACAGCGTGAACGCGCGCCGATGAGAAGGGGAGGAAAGACAGCTCAGGTGAGCCGCTCCCGAATAACGGTATCGCTGAGGAATCCCTGATCCTTGAGATTTTTAAACCATGTCCGGGCGAAGGATTTCAGATCCTGTTTCAAGCGCGCATTAACGTGGGTTTTCTTGCCTGAATCGTCATAGCGGTAAACCTCCTGCATCGTTCCCATGTAATCGTTCCGGAAGGAAAGAGGCTCTGCGGCAAGAGCATCCGGCCATTGGCGCAATTCAAAGACCATATCCGGGTCGCGCATGAGGTCGCCGTTCTGCGCACCATAGTGGCAGATAGAAACGAGGCGATGGCCGTCTGTGGATTTGCCGATATCCTCAACGGACAAGGGCATGTAGCCGTTCACGGTAAGACGGATAGCGGTATCGTTGCCGAGCAACTGCGTGAGGACTGTTGCGAAGTGTTGATATGTTTTCATGATGTTCTCCTTATTTGTTTTTCATGATGAAAAGCCTGGCTTGAAAAGCGACATCAGCCAAAGCCTCAAGGTCGCCGGCATGGAAAGACGTGGTGTGTCTCCAGCTGTCCTCAACGCCTTTGTACGAGCGTGAGAATGTGACGCTGTAAAACATTGCCTCCCGGCTGGCGTTCTCCCAGACGGCGGCCTGAATGGTTCCCTTGCGGAAAGTCTGAGCGGGTTTCTTGGTGTCTGTTTCTGTAGCCATGTGGTTCCTCCGTTGAAAAAATGTGATTGGCTCTCTCGCAAAGCGCCGGAGAGCCAAGGCAACATTTTTAAGGAGGAATAGCCCGGAGCCGGAGGGCGTACCCGAAGCGCGGGAGCGGCGAACATGACAGCATTCTTAGGCTGGCGTGGGCGGTGCAGCGCGTAGGGAGAAAAGCCCACAGGCCGGAGGGCGGCGGTGGCTATAGAAAGCGGGGAAGCGGAAATCTGGCTCGCATGTCAGGGGGGACACGGGGCAGGGATGCCTGACGGCGTTTTCCTTAACGGGAAAGAGGCGGCCGCATGGAATCAGTTGATGAGTGACGCGCTACACGCTACAGTGGAAGATGATAGTGAGTTTCAGGCACCGGGGGCTTAAAAGGTTTTTCGAGGAGGAAGATGCCCGGAAGCTGGCACCGGATATGGTG is drawn from Nitrospira sp. and contains these coding sequences:
- a CDS encoding GNAT family N-acetyltransferase, which codes for MLGKKRDTPYRVEALGKQHDKEGFTCGSGPLDHYLEVQAGQDTRKRVAATFVLCEGESNRVIGFYTLSAISVDIGAWPESVAKKLPRYPVIPATLLGRLAIDKQRQGRGAGEHLLMDALHRSWRTAREVASVAVVVDAKDRRAAEFYTQYDFTPLVDPPIRLFLPMSVIEKLFS